A window of Nicotiana tabacum cultivar K326 chromosome 24, ASM71507v2, whole genome shotgun sequence contains these coding sequences:
- the LOC142178341 gene encoding uncharacterized protein LOC142178341, translating to MPSYAKFLKEILSSKRKLEEVYVVMLTEKCNVILQNKLPQKLGDPDSFTIPCTLAGVYFEKAFYDYGASINLMPFSIFRKLNLGEMKDIGVSLQFADQSTKKPKGIIENMLVRVDKFVFPVDFILLEMKECPDEPIILGRPFLSTGRAIIDVHQGQLILRVDKERVIFYMQKILRFSGDETSSSCFSIDILNCLTDEFKYDKLIPDSME from the coding sequence ATGCCTTCTTATGCCAAATTCCTAAAAGAAATTTTATCAAGTAAAAGGAAATTGGAAGAAGTTTATGTGGTGATGCTTACTGAAAAATGCAATGttatacttcaaaataagcttCCACAAAAACTTGGCGATCCAGATagttttacaattccatgcactttgGCAGGAGTATATTTTGAAAAAGCATTTTATGATTATGGAGCATCAATTAACTTGATGCCATTTTCTATCTTTAGAAAATTAAATCTTGGTGAAATGAAAGACATAGGTGTTTCTCTTCAGTTTGCAGATCAAAGTACTAAGAAACCTAAGGGAATAATTGAAAATATGCTCGTAAGAGTAGATAAGTTTGTTTTCCCTGTAGATTTTATATTACTTGAAATGAAGGAATGTCCTGATGAACCAATCATTTTAGGTAGACCATTTCTATCCACGGGTAGAGCAATCATAGATGTCCATCAAGGACAACTAATTTTGAGAGTTGATAAAGAAAGAGtcattttttatatgcaaaagaTATTAAGATTTTCAGGAGATGAGACATCATCTTCGTGTTTTTCGATTGACATTCTTAATTGTCTTACAGATGAATTCAAATATGATAAATTAATTCCAGACTCAATGGAATGA